From Pseudomonas sp. B21-028, one genomic window encodes:
- a CDS encoding FixH family protein, with the protein MPAATATSPWYKHLWPWIIIGILTCSVTLSLTMVTIAVKNPDNLVNDNYYEAGKGINRSLERELLAQTLQLHANVQMDDVTGEVNLRLSGNSRPQTLELNLISPTQPEKDRKIVLTRNDSEPGRYIGQLTDKIEGRRFVELLGVENDKTWRLFEEEQVSHDQAILLGDEPLQGAEDLKR; encoded by the coding sequence ATGCCTGCAGCAACCGCCACCAGTCCTTGGTACAAGCACCTCTGGCCGTGGATCATTATCGGGATCCTGACCTGTTCGGTGACTTTGAGCCTGACGATGGTGACCATTGCGGTGAAGAACCCGGACAACCTGGTCAACGACAACTACTACGAAGCCGGCAAGGGCATCAACCGCTCGCTGGAGCGCGAACTGCTGGCTCAGACCCTGCAGCTGCATGCCAACGTGCAGATGGATGATGTCACTGGTGAGGTGAACCTGCGCCTGAGCGGCAACAGCCGGCCCCAGACCCTGGAGTTGAACCTGATTTCGCCGACCCAGCCGGAGAAGGACCGCAAGATCGTCCTGACCCGCAACGACAGCGAGCCAGGGCGGTACATCGGCCAGTTGACGGACAAGATCGAAGGCCGGCGCTTTGTCGAATTGCTGGGGGTGGAGAACGACAAGACGTGGAGACTGTTCGAAGAAGAGCAAGTCAGCCACGACCAGGCCATCCTGCTGGGCGATGAGCCGCTGCAAGGCGCTGAGGACCTGAAAAGGTAA
- the ccoG gene encoding cytochrome c oxidase accessory protein CcoG, protein MSNQIPVHDVTPPAKDANKSVDLYASREKIYTRAFTGLFRNLRMVGGAFLFLLYFGTVWLNWGGHQAVWWNLPERKFFIFGATFWPQDFILLSGLLIIAAFGLFFITVYAGRVWCGYTCPQSVWTWIFMWCEKVTEGDRNQRIKLDKAPMGANKFLRKFAKHSLWLLIGFVTGMTFVGYFTPIRELVFEFFTGEADGWSYFWVGFFTLATYGNAGWLREQVCIYMCPYARFQSVMFDKDTLIVSYDPRRGEGRGPRKKGVDYKALGLGDCIDCTMCVQVCPTGIDIRDGLQIECIGCAACIDACDNIMDKMDYPRGLISYTTEHNLSGQKTHKLRPRLIGYALVLLAMISLLVTAFFMRSLVGFDVSKDRVLFRENAEGRIENVYSLKIMNKDQRDHTYVLEATGLPDLKLQGRREIKVAAGDIFSQPVELSSAPDQLPSSTNEVTFILKDADDDSVHVEAKSRFIGPQIR, encoded by the coding sequence ATGAGCAACCAGATTCCGGTACATGACGTTACCCCGCCTGCCAAGGACGCCAACAAGAGCGTCGACCTGTATGCCTCTCGGGAAAAAATCTACACCCGCGCCTTCACCGGTCTGTTTCGCAATCTGCGAATGGTCGGCGGAGCCTTTTTGTTCCTGCTGTACTTCGGTACCGTCTGGTTGAACTGGGGCGGTCACCAGGCCGTCTGGTGGAACCTGCCGGAACGCAAATTCTTTATTTTTGGCGCGACTTTCTGGCCCCAGGATTTCATCCTGTTGTCCGGGCTGCTGATCATTGCCGCCTTCGGCCTGTTTTTCATTACGGTCTACGCCGGGCGGGTGTGGTGTGGCTACACCTGCCCGCAGAGCGTGTGGACCTGGATCTTCATGTGGTGCGAAAAAGTCACCGAAGGCGACCGCAACCAGCGCATCAAGCTGGACAAGGCGCCCATGGGGGCCAACAAATTCCTGCGCAAATTCGCCAAGCACAGCCTCTGGCTGCTGATCGGCTTCGTCACCGGCATGACTTTCGTCGGTTACTTCACGCCGATCCGCGAACTGGTGTTCGAGTTCTTTACCGGCGAGGCCGATGGCTGGTCGTATTTCTGGGTCGGTTTCTTCACCCTCGCCACCTATGGCAACGCTGGCTGGCTGCGTGAGCAGGTGTGTATCTACATGTGCCCTTATGCCCGCTTTCAAAGCGTGATGTTCGACAAGGACACGCTGATCGTGTCCTACGACCCACGTCGTGGCGAAGGCCGTGGCCCGCGCAAGAAAGGCGTCGACTACAAAGCCTTGGGCTTGGGTGACTGCATCGATTGCACCATGTGCGTCCAGGTCTGCCCCACCGGGATCGACATCCGCGACGGCCTGCAGATCGAGTGCATCGGCTGCGCCGCCTGCATCGACGCCTGCGACAACATCATGGACAAGATGGATTACCCACGCGGCCTGATCAGCTACACCACCGAACACAACCTGTCGGGGCAGAAAACCCATAAACTGCGCCCGCGCCTGATCGGCTATGCCCTGGTGCTGCTGGCGATGATCAGCCTGCTGGTGACGGCATTCTTCATGCGTTCGCTGGTGGGTTTCGACGTCAGCAAGGACCGCGTGCTGTTCCGCGAAAACGCCGAAGGCCGGATCGAGAACGTCTACAGCCTGAAGATCATGAACAAGGACCAGCGCGATCACACCTATGTGCTGGAGGCCACCGGCCTGCCGGACCTGAAGCTGCAAGGCCGACGGGAAATCAAGGTCGCGGCCGGCGATATCTTCAGCCAGCCGGTGGAGTTGTCCAGCGCACCGGACCAATTGCCGTCGAGCACCAACGAGGTGACCTTCATCCTCAAGGATGCCGATGACGACAGCGTTCATGTCGAAGCCAAGAGCCGGTTCATCGGCCCACAAATTCGTTGA
- a CDS encoding SMI1/KNR4 family protein: protein MLENKFSDCETAITSTDLDHLETIIGKKLPITFRNHYLKYNGGMPERAYWVSEDFYDPIEVASFRPIAYGEPTLLSTYQLMLKKQVLPTHLLPFADDLGGNFFCLNLDSGAISYFTTDTFDSDLSPEENQAESEKLVCSNFLRFVQGLIDEEDLDEA from the coding sequence ATGCTTGAAAACAAGTTCTCAGATTGCGAAACGGCTATTACCTCTACCGATCTGGACCACCTAGAGACCATCATTGGTAAGAAACTGCCCATTACTTTTAGAAACCACTACCTCAAGTACAACGGAGGCATGCCGGAACGGGCTTACTGGGTCAGCGAAGATTTTTACGATCCAATCGAAGTAGCCTCCTTCAGGCCGATTGCCTATGGGGAGCCCACGCTTCTATCCACCTATCAACTCATGCTGAAGAAACAAGTTCTTCCTACACACCTCCTTCCTTTTGCAGACGACCTGGGTGGCAACTTTTTTTGCTTGAACCTTGATTCAGGAGCCATCAGTTACTTCACCACCGATACTTTCGACAGCGACCTCAGCCCTGAAGAGAATCAGGCCGAGTCCGAAAAACTTGTATGCTCGAATTTCCTTCGATTCGTCCAAGGCTTGATCGACGAGGAGGATTTGGACGAAGCATGA
- a CDS encoding RHS repeat-associated core domain-containing protein → MSDVLWAARLGDALDHTSMMADILGGVLEVAANIAITAVATAAVVAATGITVATGGLGCFLLGAVVGAVVGLAMSKTGADKGLSNICEGIGNALFPPTVQANILTGSTDTLTNNIPAARAAGAIESHVAPAGTELEAPEPSYLDMAESFFSQMWRPTVATPAPGAVPKPLDMITCLKHPPMPPQFLAEGSDKVTINGQPAVRSGDRSTCEAKVVSSGLISPDVTIGGGTVVVREIRSGKTPGVGLAVTALLMLKGSKGKFFSKLPCMLAGAAASMAVSSAMGAAANAAMGSSNPVHAATGAKVLGGDEELDFVLPGILPIDWQRFYNSRDERGEGLFGVGWSVPYEVCVEIRPHPEGGETLVYTDEQGRPIDMGSIPLGGAVFSAGEGLAVRRHVNGQLLIESADGLYRLFEPTPGNAALLRLNQLGDRNDNRIHLDYDDAGRLVRLRDTFDLVQVELAYERERVSQIQRLYPDQQREMLVSYAYDAVGNLVEVRDATGQVQRRFAYDAGRRMVEHQLPTGLHCFYDWALIEDQEWRVVRHWTDEGDAYQFDYDLTAGITRIRDGLQRLSTRHWNSQHQITQFTDTLGQTWSFEWNDERQMLAATDPQGGHYAYSYDEAGNLISETDPLGRSEPTLWLEHWALPLVDTDAAGHSWTYRYDQRGNCIAETDPLGHVTRYRYDAHGQVIEIIDATGKSKTLRRNPFGQLVEHVDCSGYPTRFSYDQRGYLQTIIDALGERTQFSYDAQGRLLSSQLPDGRSELYQRDVAGQLTGYTDPAGHTTLYQHNRRGQVRQRTDAQGRQVQFAYDSYGRLQALVNENGESYRFAWDAGDRLVEQQDLDGSAKRYTYDRLDNVAAVTAVPAPHGTGLAVVPEAPPSPIVHRLERDAVGRLIAKVTDDGRTEYAYDPLDQLTAVTFTDHQGNAQSLSFAYDALGQWLAEDSAAGSLQHRYDELGNLIQTQLPDGRWLNRLYYGSGHLHQINLDGQVISDFERDRLHREVLRTQGQISTRSEYDRSGRLRSRQRRHTSQPSLMPAAVQKHFEYDPADNLIGKLDQQPAAQHRQLLHYDATGRIIASQDSLHGQRETFAYDAAANLLDGPQAGAGRVVHNKLLTYEDKRYRYDAFGRMIEKRSAKRGLQRFAYDAESRLIEVRNEHGSVVRMAYDPLGRRIAKTEHDIHDYPLGETRFTWDGLRLLQEHRHQQSSLYLYDDNSYDPLARVDGTGPLQKVRYYHNDLNGLPEQLTEADGHNVWQATYRVWGNTLSEVREPYYIEEQNLRFQGQYLDRETGLHFNTFRFYDPDVGRFTTPDPIGLEGGLNLYQYAPNPIGWADPWGWAYAGVDFTGSSDLYPITGSQRNIVTIKMQGSRSRDFTQAFKEAGIPRSAKKDYTWHHVDDFDPKTGHTTMQLVKKSAHEATYPHGGSVAQYEKHFKVNYDSSESVLAASKKGWLANKIPNSKVKPGRCS, encoded by the coding sequence ATGTCTGACGTACTCTGGGCTGCCCGCCTGGGCGACGCGCTGGACCACACCTCGATGATGGCCGACATCCTCGGCGGCGTGCTGGAAGTGGCGGCCAACATCGCGATCACGGCCGTCGCCACCGCTGCCGTGGTGGCGGCCACCGGCATCACGGTCGCGACCGGCGGCCTGGGCTGCTTCCTGCTCGGTGCCGTGGTCGGTGCGGTCGTCGGCCTTGCCATGAGCAAGACCGGCGCCGACAAGGGCCTGAGCAATATCTGCGAGGGCATCGGCAACGCCCTCTTCCCGCCCACGGTGCAGGCCAACATCCTCACCGGCTCCACCGACACCCTGACCAACAACATTCCCGCCGCCCGCGCCGCCGGAGCCATCGAGTCCCATGTCGCGCCGGCCGGCACCGAACTCGAAGCGCCCGAGCCCAGCTACCTGGATATGGCCGAGAGCTTCTTCTCGCAGATGTGGCGGCCCACCGTTGCCACGCCCGCGCCCGGCGCCGTGCCCAAGCCGCTGGACATGATCACCTGCCTCAAGCATCCGCCGATGCCGCCGCAGTTCCTGGCCGAAGGCTCGGACAAGGTCACCATCAACGGCCAGCCCGCCGTGCGCAGCGGCGACCGCAGTACCTGCGAGGCCAAGGTGGTGTCGTCCGGGTTGATTTCCCCTGACGTGACCATCGGCGGCGGCACCGTGGTGGTCCGCGAGATCCGCAGCGGCAAGACGCCGGGGGTGGGGCTGGCGGTCACCGCGTTGCTGATGCTCAAGGGCAGCAAGGGCAAGTTCTTCAGCAAACTGCCGTGCATGCTGGCCGGGGCAGCGGCGTCGATGGCGGTCAGCAGCGCCATGGGCGCGGCGGCCAATGCAGCCATGGGTTCGTCGAATCCGGTGCATGCCGCCACCGGGGCCAAGGTGCTGGGCGGCGATGAAGAGCTGGATTTCGTGCTGCCGGGGATTCTGCCGATCGATTGGCAGCGCTTCTACAACAGCCGTGACGAGCGCGGCGAAGGGCTGTTCGGCGTCGGCTGGAGCGTGCCCTACGAGGTGTGCGTCGAGATCCGGCCTCACCCCGAAGGCGGTGAGACCCTGGTCTACACCGACGAACAGGGCCGCCCAATCGACATGGGGTCGATCCCACTGGGTGGCGCGGTGTTCAGCGCCGGCGAAGGCCTCGCCGTGCGGCGCCATGTCAACGGGCAATTGCTGATCGAAAGCGCGGACGGCCTGTATCGTCTGTTCGAACCGACGCCGGGGAACGCGGCTTTGCTGCGCCTGAATCAGTTGGGCGACCGCAACGACAACCGCATTCACCTCGACTACGACGACGCCGGGCGCCTGGTGCGACTGCGCGATACGTTCGATCTGGTGCAGGTCGAACTGGCTTACGAACGTGAACGTGTCAGCCAGATCCAACGCCTGTACCCCGACCAGCAACGGGAAATGCTGGTCAGCTACGCCTACGACGCGGTAGGCAATCTGGTCGAAGTGCGCGACGCCACCGGCCAGGTGCAACGACGCTTCGCCTACGACGCCGGCCGGCGCATGGTGGAACACCAACTGCCCACGGGCCTGCACTGTTTCTACGACTGGGCCTTGATCGAGGACCAGGAATGGCGCGTGGTCCGGCACTGGACCGACGAGGGCGATGCCTACCAGTTCGACTATGACCTCACGGCCGGCATCACCCGCATCCGCGACGGCTTGCAGCGGCTCAGCACCCGGCACTGGAACAGTCAGCACCAGATCACCCAGTTCACCGACACGCTCGGCCAGACCTGGTCGTTCGAGTGGAACGACGAGCGCCAGATGCTCGCCGCCACCGACCCGCAGGGCGGGCACTACGCCTACAGCTACGACGAAGCCGGCAACCTGATCAGCGAAACGGACCCGCTGGGTCGCAGCGAACCCACTCTCTGGCTGGAACACTGGGCCCTGCCGCTGGTGGACACCGACGCCGCCGGCCACAGCTGGACGTACCGCTACGATCAGCGCGGCAACTGCATCGCCGAAACCGATCCACTGGGTCATGTCACCCGCTACCGCTATGACGCCCACGGCCAGGTCATCGAGATCATCGACGCCACCGGCAAAAGCAAGACGCTGCGCCGGAACCCGTTCGGGCAACTGGTGGAGCATGTCGATTGCTCGGGTTACCCGACGCGGTTCAGCTACGACCAGCGCGGCTACCTGCAGACCATCATCGACGCTCTCGGCGAGCGCACCCAGTTCAGCTATGACGCCCAAGGTCGGTTGCTTTCCAGCCAGTTGCCGGACGGCCGCAGCGAGCTTTACCAGCGCGACGTCGCCGGCCAGTTGACCGGCTACACCGACCCGGCCGGGCACACCACGCTCTACCAGCACAACCGCCGCGGCCAGGTCCGCCAACGCACCGACGCCCAGGGCCGGCAGGTGCAGTTTGCGTATGACAGCTATGGGCGACTGCAAGCATTGGTCAATGAAAATGGCGAGAGCTATCGGTTTGCCTGGGACGCCGGCGACCGGTTGGTTGAACAGCAGGATCTGGACGGCAGCGCCAAGCGCTACACCTACGACCGGTTGGACAATGTCGCCGCCGTGACGGCCGTTCCGGCCCCTCACGGCACCGGCCTGGCGGTGGTTCCCGAAGCGCCACCGTCGCCCATCGTCCATCGGCTGGAGCGCGATGCGGTGGGTCGGCTGATCGCCAAAGTCACCGACGATGGCCGCACCGAATACGCCTACGACCCGCTGGACCAGCTCACCGCCGTTACCTTCACCGACCATCAAGGCAACGCCCAAAGTCTGAGCTTCGCCTACGACGCCCTCGGCCAGTGGCTGGCCGAAGACAGCGCCGCCGGCAGCCTGCAACACCGCTACGACGAACTCGGCAACCTGATCCAGACCCAACTGCCCGATGGCCGCTGGCTCAACCGGCTGTACTACGGCAGCGGGCACCTGCACCAGATCAACCTCGACGGCCAGGTCATCAGCGACTTCGAACGCGACCGCCTGCACCGCGAGGTGCTGCGCACCCAAGGCCAGATCAGCACCCGCAGCGAGTACGACCGCAGCGGCCGCCTGCGCTCGCGCCAGCGCCGCCACACCAGCCAACCCTCGCTGATGCCGGCCGCGGTGCAAAAACACTTCGAGTACGATCCCGCCGACAACCTGATCGGCAAACTCGACCAGCAACCGGCCGCCCAACACCGCCAACTGCTGCACTACGACGCCACCGGCCGCATCATCGCCAGCCAGGACAGCCTCCACGGCCAACGCGAAACCTTTGCCTACGACGCCGCCGCCAACCTGCTGGACGGCCCGCAAGCCGGTGCCGGACGGGTGGTGCACAACAAACTGCTGACGTATGAGGACAAGCGTTACCGCTACGATGCGTTCGGCCGGATGATCGAAAAACGCAGCGCAAAACGCGGCCTGCAACGCTTCGCCTACGATGCCGAAAGTCGCCTGATCGAAGTGCGCAACGAGCATGGCAGCGTCGTGCGCATGGCCTACGATCCCCTGGGCCGACGCATCGCGAAAACCGAGCACGACATCCACGACTATCCGCTCGGCGAAACCCGTTTCACCTGGGACGGCCTGCGCCTGTTGCAGGAGCATCGCCACCAGCAGAGCAGCCTGTACCTCTACGACGACAATAGCTACGACCCCCTGGCCCGCGTCGACGGCACTGGCCCGCTGCAAAAAGTCCGCTATTACCACAACGACCTCAACGGCCTGCCGGAACAGCTCACCGAAGCCGATGGGCACAACGTCTGGCAGGCAACGTACCGGGTCTGGGGCAACACCCTGTCGGAAGTGCGCGAGCCGTATTACATCGAAGAGCAGAACCTGCGGTTCCAGGGGCAGTACCTGGACCGGGAGACGGGGCTGCATTTCAATACGTTCAGGTTTTACGATCCGGATGTCGGAAGGTTTACGACGCCGGATCCGATTGGGTTGGAAGGTGGACTCAATCTTTACCAATACGCGCCGAACCCGATCGGTTGGGCGGATCCATGGGGCTGGGCGTATGCCGGGGTCGACTTCACCGGAAGCAGTGATCTTTATCCGATAACGGGCTCACAAAGAAATATCGTGACGATCAAGATGCAAGGCTCCAGGTCGCGCGATTTTACTCAAGCCTTCAAGGAAGCAGGTATTCCCAGAAGTGCCAAGAAGGACTACACCTGGCACCACGTTGATGACTTCGACCCGAAAACGGGTCATACAACAATGCAGCTTGTCAAAAAATCTGCCCATGAGGCCACATACCCTCACGGCGGCTCAGTTGCTCAGTATGAAAAACATTTCAAGGTTAATTACGACAGCAGTGAGTCAGTCCTCGCAGCCTCAAAAAAGGGCTGGCTGGCCAACAAAATTCCCAACAGCAAAGTCAAACCTGGGCGCTGCTCATGA
- a CDS encoding type II toxin-antitoxin system VapC family toxin yields the protein MYLLDTNVISELRKPQADRNVQAWARSVAAPSLYVSAITVLELETGVLRFERNDPSQGSRLRTWLDNHVLPAFAGRILAVDRAVALRCARLHVPDRSNECDALIAATALIHGLTVVTRNVADFEASGVTLLNPWEA from the coding sequence ATGTACTTACTCGACACCAACGTCATTTCGGAATTGCGCAAGCCCCAGGCCGACAGAAATGTGCAGGCCTGGGCCCGCAGCGTGGCCGCCCCCAGCCTCTACGTTTCGGCGATCACCGTACTGGAACTGGAAACCGGCGTGTTGCGTTTCGAACGCAATGACCCGAGCCAAGGCAGTCGCCTGCGGACCTGGCTGGATAACCACGTCTTGCCCGCCTTTGCCGGCAGGATCCTGGCGGTAGACCGCGCCGTGGCACTGCGCTGCGCCCGCCTGCACGTGCCCGACCGCAGCAACGAATGCGACGCGCTGATCGCCGCCACGGCCCTGATCCATGGCCTGACCGTGGTCACACGCAACGTAGCGGACTTCGAGGCCAGCGGGGTCACGCTGCTCAACCCGTGGGAGGCCTGA
- a CDS encoding type II toxin-antitoxin system Phd/YefM family antitoxin codes for MSITTMSSREFNHDTSGAKKATREGPVIITDRGKPAHVLLSIEEYQKLTGIGVSIVELLAMPDAPDIDFDTERAIIIPRAVDLS; via the coding sequence ATGTCCATCACCACCATGTCCAGCCGCGAATTCAACCACGACACAAGTGGTGCCAAAAAAGCGACCCGAGAAGGACCAGTCATCATCACCGACCGTGGCAAGCCGGCCCATGTGCTGCTAAGCATTGAGGAGTACCAGAAACTGACCGGCATCGGCGTCAGCATTGTCGAGCTGCTGGCCATGCCCGATGCGCCGGATATCGATTTCGACACCGAGCGCGCCATCATCATTCCTCGAGCGGTAGACCTGTCCTGA
- the ccoP gene encoding cytochrome-c oxidase, cbb3-type subunit III: MTTFWSLYVTVLSLGTIFSLTWLLLSTRKGQRSEATEETVGHSFDGIEEYDNPLPKWWFMLFVGTIVFALGYLALYPGLGNWKGLLPGYNYLDTEKQTAFANGQTGWTGVHEWEKEMARSDAKFGPIFAKFASMPIEEVAKDPQALKMGGRLFASNCSVCHGSDAKGAYGFPNLTDADWRWGGEPETIKTTIMGGRHAVMPGWAAVVGEQGVADVASYLVTSLHGRKLPEGAKADPANGQKLFAANCVACHGPAGKGTPAMGAPDLTHPAAFIYGSSFAQLQQTIRYGRQGQMPAQADLQGNDKVHLLAAYVYSLSHGEKASAADAQ, from the coding sequence ATGACAACGTTCTGGAGTCTGTACGTCACAGTCCTCAGCCTGGGAACGATCTTCTCCCTGACCTGGCTGCTGCTGTCGACCCGCAAGGGCCAGCGCAGCGAGGCCACCGAAGAGACGGTTGGCCATTCCTTCGACGGGATCGAGGAATACGACAACCCGCTGCCGAAATGGTGGTTCATGCTGTTCGTGGGCACCATCGTGTTCGCCCTCGGCTACCTGGCGCTCTACCCTGGCCTGGGCAACTGGAAAGGCCTGCTGCCAGGCTATAACTACCTGGACACCGAAAAGCAGACCGCTTTCGCCAACGGCCAGACCGGCTGGACCGGCGTGCACGAGTGGGAAAAGGAAATGGCGCGCTCGGATGCCAAGTTCGGTCCGATCTTCGCCAAGTTCGCCTCCATGCCCATCGAAGAAGTTGCCAAGGATCCGCAAGCCTTGAAGATGGGCGGCCGCCTGTTCGCCTCCAACTGCTCGGTCTGCCACGGTTCCGACGCCAAGGGTGCCTACGGCTTCCCTAACCTGACCGACGCCGACTGGCGCTGGGGCGGTGAGCCGGAGACCATCAAGACCACCATCATGGGCGGTCGTCACGCGGTGATGCCGGGCTGGGCTGCCGTCGTCGGCGAGCAGGGTGTCGCCGACGTGGCGTCCTACCTGGTGACCAGCCTGCACGGTCGCAAACTGCCGGAAGGCGCCAAGGCCGATCCGGCCAATGGCCAGAAACTCTTCGCTGCCAACTGCGTGGCCTGCCACGGCCCGGCAGGCAAGGGGACTCCGGCCATGGGCGCGCCCGACCTGACGCACCCGGCCGCATTCATCTACGGTTCGAGCTTCGCTCAACTGCAGCAGACCATCCGTTACGGTCGCCAGGGCCAGATGCCTGCCCAGGCCGACCTGCAAGGCAACGACAAGGTCCACCTGTTGGCCGCCTATGTCTACAGCCTGTCCCACGGCGAAAAGGCCTCGGCCGCTGACGCCCAGTAA
- a CDS encoding CcoQ/FixQ family Cbb3-type cytochrome c oxidase assembly chaperone gives MDIGMIRGLGTVVVMVAFIGLALWVFSPKRKSEFDDATLLPFADDPEAIKHVEQASRSNKE, from the coding sequence ATGGATATCGGGATGATTCGCGGCCTGGGCACCGTCGTCGTGATGGTGGCTTTTATCGGTCTGGCCCTGTGGGTGTTCAGCCCCAAGCGCAAGTCGGAGTTTGACGACGCGACCTTGCTGCCGTTCGCGGATGATCCCGAAGCCATCAAGCACGTCGAGCAAGCTTCTAGGAGTAACAAAGAATGA
- the ccoO gene encoding cytochrome-c oxidase, cbb3-type subunit II, whose amino-acid sequence MKHEAVEKNIGLLAFFMVIAVSIGGLTQIVPLFFQDVTNKPVEGMKPRTALELEGRDIYIANGCVGCHSQMIRPFRAETERYGHYSVAGESVWDHPFLWGSKRTGPDLARVGGRYSDDWHRAHLYNPRNVVPESKMPAYPFLVENKLDGKDTAKKMEVLRTLGVPYTDEDIAGAKDAVKGKTEMDALVAYLQGLGTIIKSKR is encoded by the coding sequence ATGAAGCACGAAGCAGTAGAGAAGAATATCGGCCTGCTGGCCTTCTTCATGGTCATTGCCGTGAGCATCGGCGGCCTGACCCAGATCGTTCCGCTGTTTTTCCAGGACGTGACCAACAAGCCGGTCGAAGGCATGAAGCCGCGTACCGCCCTTGAACTGGAAGGCCGCGACATCTACATCGCCAACGGCTGTGTCGGCTGCCACTCGCAGATGATCCGTCCGTTCCGCGCCGAGACCGAACGCTACGGCCACTACTCGGTCGCCGGCGAAAGCGTCTGGGACCACCCGTTCCTGTGGGGTTCCAAGCGTACCGGTCCGGACCTGGCCCGCGTTGGCGGCCGTTACTCCGATGACTGGCACCGTGCGCACTTGTACAACCCGCGCAACGTGGTACCTGAGTCGAAAATGCCGGCCTACCCGTTCCTCGTGGAAAACAAGCTCGACGGCAAAGACACCGCGAAAAAAATGGAAGTCCTGCGCACCCTGGGCGTGCCTTACACCGACGAAGACATCGCCGGTGCCAAGGATGCCGTGAAGGGCAAGACCGAAATGGACGCGCTGGTGGCCTATCTGCAAGGCCTGGGCACCATCATCAAAAGCAAACGGTGA